Below is a genomic region from Pantanalinema sp..
CTTTCGACCGTCGACGGCACCTCGGTGCTGACCGAGATGGTCTTCGAGAACCGCTTCCTGCACGTGGACGAGCTGATCCGCATGGGGGCCAACATCAAGGCCGAGGGCAACGTGGCGGTGATCCAGGGGGTCAACGCCCTCTCGGGGGCCCCGGTCAAGGCCACCGACCTGCGCGCCGGCGCCGCCATGATCCTCGCGGGCCTGGTCGGTCGCGGAGAGACGGTCATCACGGGCCTGCACCACATCGATCGCGGCTACGAGCACATCGAGGCCAAGCTGACCGCGGTGGGCGCGCGCATCTCGCGCGTCTCGCGGCCGGAGACCGTCCTGACCGTCTAGGAACCATGCACCCGCTCGCCATTCTCTTCGCGGCGCTCCCCCTGCACGCGGCCCCTTCGGTGCCGCCCGGCTCGGGGGGCGCTTCGGCGTCGGTCGCTCCGCTGCTTCTCCCGGCGACCCTCGTCGGCATGCGCGTCGAGAGCGCCCCCGAGGCCGTGACGCTGTCGCTCGAGCTGACGGGGCCGGTAAGGGCCGTCGAGGCCTCCGACGCGGGGGCCTTTCGCCTCAAGCTCGAAGGGATGACGGGCGATCGCTTGTTGCTGTTCGATCAGCCGATCAACGACCCGATCCTGAGGGGCCTGCGCTGGGAGCAGGCGGGGCCCGACCCGGTGCTGGTGGTGCCCTGGGGTTACCGCCTGCCCACCCGCATCGAGGCCACGTCCGCCGGCACCTATCGCCTGATGGTCACCCTCCAGAAGGTCTTCAGCGAGAGCCTCCAGCGCGAGCTGGCGCCGGGGATCTCCCACCAGGCCATCCGGCGCGGGACGCCCTTCGGCCCGCTCTCGATCCACGCCCTGCGGGTGGACCTCAAGGCCCCGGGGGTGAGGGTGGCGCCCGCCATGGCGGCAAGCAAGGGGGGCTTCGGCCTCGAGAGCGTCAGCGGGATCGCCCAGCGCAACCAGGCGCTTGCCGCGGTCAACGGGGCCTACTTCGGCCGCGGGGGGCTGCCGCTCGGTCTGGTGATGATCGATCGCGCGCTGGTGACCGGCCCGATCTACGCCCGGACCGCCCTGGGCTTCGGCCCGAGCACCACCCGCCCGGTCATCG
It encodes:
- a CDS encoding phosphodiester glycosidase family protein, which codes for MHPLAILFAALPLHAAPSVPPGSGGASASVAPLLLPATLVGMRVESAPEAVTLSLELTGPVRAVEASDAGAFRLKLEGMTGDRLLLFDQPINDPILRGLRWEQAGPDPVLVVPWGYRLPTRIEATSAGTYRLMVTLQKVFSESLQRELAPGISHQAIRRGTPFGPLSIHALRVDLKAPGVRVAPAMAASKGGFGLESVSGIAQRNQALAAVNGAYFGRGGLPLGLVMIDRALVTGPIYARTALGFGPSTTRPVIERAALSAYVELANGQSVELDGVNQARWDDQIVAYTDRWGARTRTEAKAGTLEVAVAPDGKVMAVGASDLPIPTGGFVLSAMGSPAAWLDETIKPGMTVKLQVPLSDYFEGVQHVLGGGPRLLEAGQTRITSEAERFQSDIARGRAPRTAVGVSATGDLVIATVDGRSATDSVGVTLGELADLMRELGAQDAMNLDGGGSTAFVLEGKLMNKPSDGSERPVSNALLIWG